From a region of the Papilio machaon chromosome 26, ilPapMach1.1, whole genome shotgun sequence genome:
- the LOC106716411 gene encoding putative uncharacterized protein DDB_G0282499, translating to MFGKILQALLFTGLLNNTFERNVQTRTIIDLKKILNTINDNGDNLNDVTNLRTKNRQQLLRNSENDDNNADRIDVDILNSFIKGIVNNNNKFNDQDFDRFLRNAKDDLCAKTGRCGCSGPGRCDDKKVSHQKTVDEVEHFINNLQEKLDKDNQETSREDETEKYDALNNKKILHDINNDEYYNIKMGDKKHSDTRVNLLIVNDLADLEDLLRQNILPQAIDAETLKKLNFDNFPHHGARHKSRSDVKAIIVDLGKFYDDSEMGDNEDVSIAPRSVSHDQESSDPNEFIDNFNHLKEKVINSYINFVTNKNAKKPNLSVLSNTQKRKISVLKGKMRTNKQKLSKQDIKSEINDIMFGKNSKIKIIPSDDNSNNIVVPNWIYRLIINSKPVTYLRKPKRVLPLTDKQKNRLLNKNKSLKQKPEITRIWRRNFGQNLQQYGVPFELAVEGLAQYNDDNE from the coding sequence ATGTTCGGGAAAATACTTCAAGCTCTTTTATTTACTGGACTACTTAATAATACTTTCGAGAGGAATGTTCAAACCAGAAcgataattgatcttaaaaagATTCTAAACACCATCAACGACAATGGCGACAATCTTAACGATGTAACAAATCTTCGGACTAAAAATAGACAACAGTTACTCAGAAATTCCGAGAATGACGACAACAATGCTGACAGAATTGACGTAGATATCCTGAATTCCTTCATTAAAggtatagtaaataataataataagtttaacGACCAAGATTTTGATAGATTTCTCCGAAATGCCAAGGACGACTTGTGCGCGAAAACTGGAAGATGTGGGTGTAGTGGACCAGGCAGGTGTGATGACAAGAAAGTAAGTCACCAAAAAACAGTAGATGAAgtagaacattttattaataatctacAAGAAAAATTAGACAAAGACAATCAAGAAACAAGCAGAGAAGATGAAACCGAAAAATATGATgcactaaataataaaaaaatattacacgaCATTAATAATGATGAATATTACAACATTAAAATGGGCGACAAAAAGCATTCGGATACTCGCGTCAACTTGTTAATAGTAAACGATCTTGCTGATCTAGAGGATTTACTGagacaaaatatattacctCAAGCAATCGATGCAGaaacactaaaaaaattaaacttcgATAATTTCCCCCATCACGGCGCTCGCCATAAGTCCCGAAGTGATGTAAAAGCTATTATTGTGGACTTAGGTAAGTTTTATGACGATTCAGAAATGGGAGATAATGAGGACGTCTCAATTGCCCCTCGATCGGTATCACACGATCAGGAATCCTCTGATCCTAATGAATTTAtcgataattttaatcatttaaaagaaaaggtgATTAATTCATATATAAACTTTGTAACGAATAAAAATGCTAAGAAGCCCAATTTATCAGTACTTAGCAATACACAGAAACGTAAAATCAGTGTACTTAAAGGTAAAATGAGAACTAACAAACAGAAATTGTCCAAACAAGATATAAAATCCGAAATAAACGACATCATGTTCGGTAAAAACagcaaaatcaaaattataccTTCAGATGATAATTCCAACAATATTGTTGTACCTAATTGGATTTAcagattaattattaattccaaGCCGGTAACATACCTAAGGAAGCCAAAAAGAGTCCTTCCATTAACTGATAAAcagaaaaatcgattattgaataaaaataaaagtttgaaaCAAAAACCTGAAATAACTAGAATATGGCGTAGAAATTTTGGacaaaatttacaacaatatGGGGTACCGTTTGAGCTTGCTGTTGAGGGTCTAGCTCaatataatgatgataatgagTAA
- the LOC106716431 gene encoding kxDL motif-containing protein CG10681, whose product MANDTPESDFSIECFQNYTAPEVFVQGLAGMVDQTDVETIIRAQKVMLQRFEKTTEMLTNCNQLSSSRLRAASTEFKKHTQLLLDMKKDLEFIFKKIRAMKTKLSQQYPEAYKQAVAASIANRKPVNEDEDDDFGVSETRVQSKMVATVSTETLKPTTSNEKKSKKKDIKLNQQNNNTEPQSSKDIIGSPTFLMMGKRVKRGSSSSETESASSGDDTSTDTG is encoded by the exons ATGGCCAATGATACACCGGAAAGTGATTTCTCAATAGAATGCTTTCAAAATTATACAGCACCAGAAGTTTTTGTACAAGGTCTAGCTGGTATGGTAGATCAAACGGATGTCGAAACAATTATACGAGCCCAAAAAGtcat GCTTCAACGTTTTGAGAAAACTACAGAAATGCTGACTAACTGTAACCAACTATCATCTAGTCGTCTCAGAGCCGCATCTACAGAGTTCAAAAAGCACACACAGTTACTGCTAGATATGAAAAAAGATCtggaatttattttcaaaaagatTCGCGCTATGAAGACTAAGTTAAG TCAACAATACCCTGAAGCATATAAGCAGGCAGTAGCAGCATCAATAGCCAACCGTAAACCAGTCAATGAAGATGAAGACGATGATTTTGGGGTTTCCGAAACAAGGGTACAATCTAAAATGGTGGCCACTGTATCTACAGAAACATTAAAACCAACAACAAGTAACGAAAAGAAATCAAAGAAGAAAGATATCAAATTAAAccaacaaaacaataatacgGAACCACAGAGCAGTAAAGATATTATTGGTTCTCCAACTTTCTTAATGATGGGGAAGAGGGTGAAACGAGGCAGCAGTTCCTCTGAGACTGAAAGTGCTAGCTCAGGGGATGATACGAGTACAGACACCGGTTGA
- the LOC106716440 gene encoding ubiquitin-conjugating enzyme E2 T: MSNARSARLAREIKNFETKSPWGIKCSPEKEDVYDVLTVNMQGPKGSPYEKGMFKLIVDIPKRYPFEPPRVKFVTPIYHPNIDKEGRICMDLLKMPPNGAWVPTITLENLLISLQTLMANPNPHDPLMMDIANEYKIDIEKFNENARRCTEKYATGKQM, translated from the exons atgTCAAATGCACGTTCTGCTCGACTAGCACGTGAAATTAAGAATTTTGAAACGAAATCTCCTTGGGGAATTAAGTGTTCTCCTGAAAAAGAGGATGTTTACGATGTTCTAACAGTAAATATGCAAGGTCCAAAGGGATCGCCTTATGAGAAGGGTATGTTTAAACTTATTGTCGACATACCTAAACGATATCCATTCGAACCTCCTCGGGTAAAGTTTGTTACGCCAATTTATCATCCAAACATTGATAAAG AAGGCAGAATATGTATGGACTTGTTGAAAATGCCACCGAATGGGGCCTGGGTGCCAACCATTACCTTGGAGAACTTACTAATCTCCTTACAAACATTAATGGCAAATCCCAATCCGCACGATCCACTTATGATGGATATTGcaaatgaatacaaaatagaTATAGAAAAGTTCAATGAAAACGCAAGAAGATGTACTGAAAAATATGCTACTGGTAAACAGATGTAA